From one Triticum urartu cultivar G1812 chromosome 3, Tu2.1, whole genome shotgun sequence genomic stretch:
- the LOC125546913 gene encoding nascent polypeptide-associated complex subunit alpha, muscle-specific form-like, translating into MHAPSRRASTASRRHDVAIDREKLTRLKRAHTTLALQASRDCVQLTPFPLRIVHLRICSCVAAERATSAHRACKVRYTCRGKRTRGLLIKRGPRRECELQGPKPQLRSSLRKMAMATAFVACCLLMASAGAASARSLVADGGNFGGRKDYYPPGNTDPNHSPSPTPCNHDSHGTPPCSPAPPQGGGGGYYPPAPSVGTSPTTPGGDYNPPSPSTGAAPTTPGGEDAPPAPSSDTSPTTPGGGYYPPTPSSGTAPTTPGTGDCPPSPSTGAAPTTPGGEDAPPAPSSDTSPTTPGGGYYPPTPSSGTAPTTPGTGDSPPAPSSDTSPTTPGGGYYPPTPSTGTAPTTPGTGDCLPSPSAGTSPSTPGGGDYPPSPASGAAPGGGNCPPSPSASTSPTTPGGGYYPPSPASGTAPTTPGGGDCPPSPSAGTSPTTPGGSYYPPSPSTGTDPNTPGGGGNPPSPTTPGVADCPPAPSTGTSPSTPGGGGYYPPSPSTGTDPNTPGGRCPSTGTSPTPCIGTTPPSSTLPPSTPTPFDPNSPPYSPLVPTPPTNTPTPFDPNTPPFSTGPYGYWMSHPGVIWGLFGYWCPLVRLFGPSAAVPFGHDLTVPEALANTRADGVGALYREGTASLLNSMVSSGFPFTTAQVKDAFGAALSSGDDRAAAAQAQLFKMANEGLAKH; encoded by the exons ATGCATGCACCGTCGCGTCGCGCGAGCACGGCGAGCCGACGACACGACGTTGCCATCGACCGCGAGAAGCTGACACGCCTCAAGAGAGCACA CACAACCCTAGCTCTTCAGGCATCGCGTGACTGTGTCCAACTAACCCCGTTCCCTCTACGCATAGTGCATTTACGCATTTGCTCGTGCGTTGCTGCAGAGCGCGCCACAAGTGCACACCGTGCATGCAAGGTAAGGTATACGTGCAGAGGTAAACGCACGCGAGGTTTGCTTATAAAAAGAGGGCCACGCCGCGAGTGTGAGCTTCAAGGCCCCAAGCCTCAGCTTAGAAGCTCTTTGCGAAAGATGGCGATGGCTACCGCGTTCGTGGCTTGCTGTCTTCTCATGGCGTCCGCCGGCGCCGCTTCGGCGCGTAGTCTCGTCGCCGACGGCGGGAACTTCGGTGGCCGCAAGGACTACTACCCTCCAGGCAACACCGACCCAAACCACTCACCAAGCCCCACGCCCTGCAATC ATGATTCCCACGGGACGCCGCCCTGCTCGCCGGCGCCACCGCAAGGAGGTGGAGGAGGGTACTACCCACCCGCACCATCCGTCGGTACCTCCCCGACCACACCTGGTGGAGACTACAACCCGCCTTCGCCGTCGACAGGGGCCGCCCCTACTACGCCTGGTGGCGAGGACGCCCCGCCCGCGCCGTCCAGTGACACCTCTCCGACCACCCCTGGTGGCGGCTACTACCCGCCCACTCCGTCCAGCGGAACTGCCCCAACCACGCCTGGGACTGGAGACTGCCCGCCCTCGCCGTCGACAGGCGCCGCCCCTACTACGCCTGGTGGCGAGGACGCCCCGCCCGCGCCGTCTAGTGACACCTCCCCGACCACCCCTGGTGGAGGCTACTACCCGCCAACTCCGTCAAGCGGCACTGCACCAACCACGCCTGGGACTGGAGACTCCCCGCCAGCGCCGTCCAGTGACACCTCTCCGACTACCCCTGGTGGAGGCTACTACCCGCCTACTCCGTCCACCGGTACCGCCCCAACCACGCCTGGGACTGGAGACTGCCTGCCCTCACCGTCCGCCGGCACCTCTCCTAGCACCCCTGGCGGTGGTGACTACCCGCCCTCGCCAGCCAGCGGCGCTGCGCCTGGTGGCGGGAACTGCCCTCCCTCGCCGTCCGCCAGCACCTCTCCTACCACCCCTGGCGGTGGCTACTACCCGCCCTCGCCAGCCAGCGGCACTGCGCCTACCACGCCTGGTGGTGGGGACTGCCCACCCTCGCCGTCTGCCGGCACCTCTCCGACCACACCTGGTGGCAGCTACTACCCGCCTTCACCGTCAACCGGCACTGACCCGAACACTCCTGGTGGCGGCGGCAACCCGCCATCCCCGACCACTCCTGGTGTCGCCGACTGTCCGCCAGCCCCGTCCACCGGCACCTCGCCGAGCACCCCTGGTGGTGGTGGCTACTACCCACCCTCGCCATCCACTGGCACTGACCCAAACacgcctggtggccgctgcccgTCCACCGGCACCTCGCCGACGCCTTGCATTGGCACAACTCCTCCCTCGAGCACGTTGCCTCCAAGCACTCCCACGCCGTTCGACCCAAACAGCCCACCCTACTCCCCGCTGGTACCGACGCCGCCGACGAACACCCCCACGCCATTTGACCCGAACACCCCACCGTTCTCCACTGGCCCTTACGG TTACTGGATGTCGCACCCGGGCGTGATATGGGGCCTGTTCGGGTACTGGTGCCCGCTGGTGCGGCTGTTCGGCCCGAGCGCCGCGGTGCCGTTCGGGCACGACCTGACCGTGCCGGAGGCGCTGGCCAACACGCGCGCCGACGGCGTGGGCGCGCTCTACCGCGAGGGCACGGCGTCGCTGCTCAACTCCATGGTCAGCAGCGGGTTCCCCTTCACCACGGCGCAGGTGAAGGACGCGTTCGGCGCCGCGCTCAGCTCCGGCGACgatcgcgccgccgccgcgcagGCGCAGCTCTTCAAGATGGCAAACGAGGGGCTTGCCAAGCACTAG